A stretch of Mytilus edulis chromosome 11, xbMytEdul2.2, whole genome shotgun sequence DNA encodes these proteins:
- the LOC139494027 gene encoding mucin-1-like, with product MTSSPEPIQSLTSPPETIRSISSPPETIQSMTSPPETIQSITSSPETVQSMTSHPETIKSMTSSPESIQSMTSLPETIQSLTSPPETIQSMTSPPETVQSMTSPPDTIQSMTSSPEPIQ from the coding sequence ATGACTAGTTCTCCTGAACCAATCCAATCACTGACAAGTCCTCCGGAAACCATCCGATCAATATCAAGTCCTCCGGAAACCATCCAATCAATGACAAGTCCTCCAGAAACCATCCAATCAATAACAAGTTCTCCGGAAACCGTCCAATCAATGACAAGTCATCCGGAAACCATCAAATCAATGACAAGTTCTCCGGAATCCATCCAATCAATGACAAGTCTTCCGGAAACCATCCAATCACTGACAAGTCCTCCGGAAACCATCCAATCAATGACAAGTCCTCCGGAAACCGTCCAATCAATGACAAGTCCTCCAGACACCATCCAATCAATGACAAGTTCTCCGGAACCAATCCAATGA
- the LOC139495234 gene encoding uncharacterized protein: MYRVALILLIVYSVVQVYGRESSQLPVDKEDNSLLNLKERLYDLMLEDREINSCGIQDAYLNCANINFCQSHKNICPSGQHCCSTTLCGNICLCKPTPDNCPIYCTYGYKTGPDGCYICDCNPINLKRLLRRILDKKEKQEETE; this comes from the exons ATGTATCGGGTTGCTTTAATATTGCTAATAGTTTATTCAGTTGTCCag GTTTATGGCAGAGAAAGCAGCCAACTTCCGGTTGACAAAGAAGATAATagtcttttaaatttaaaagaacgTCTTTACGACTTGATGTTAGAAGATCGTG AGATTAATTCCTGTGGAATACAAGATGCCTATTTGAACTGTGCAAATATAAATTTCTGCCAATCCCATAAAAACATATGTCCAAGTGGTCAGCATTGTTGTTCGACGACATTATGTGGAAATATTTGTC tcTGTAAACCAACCCCCGATAACTGTCCGATATATTGTACATATGGATATAAGACGGGACCAGATGGCTGTTATATTTGTGATTGTAATCCAATAA atttgAAACGACTTCTAAGAAGAATTCTTGACAAAAAAGAAAAGCAGGaagagacagaatga